One window of Rhodopirellula bahusiensis genomic DNA carries:
- a CDS encoding VOC family protein — protein MSVVTTLNFGGRTEEAVEHYRAVLDADVLMLMRFRECPDPSFSKPGFEDKVFHATIRIGTTELMGSDVGCEDPDAKTHFAGFAFAVRAESIENAERHFAGLSEQGRVLLPLAETFFATRYGIVKDRFGVSWKITVAGEAE, from the coding sequence ATGAGCGTCGTCACCACATTGAATTTTGGTGGCCGAACGGAAGAGGCGGTCGAGCACTACCGAGCGGTGCTCGACGCCGACGTTCTGATGCTAATGCGTTTTCGCGAATGTCCGGACCCGTCGTTCTCGAAGCCTGGGTTCGAGGACAAAGTTTTTCACGCGACGATTCGCATTGGAACGACGGAGTTGATGGGCAGCGACGTGGGTTGCGAAGATCCCGATGCGAAGACGCATTTCGCCGGATTCGCATTCGCCGTCCGAGCTGAATCGATCGAGAACGCGGAACGCCACTTCGCTGGATTGAGCGAGCAGGGCCGAGTTCTCTTGCCGCTCGCAGAAACCTTTTTCGCGACGCGATATGGAATCGTGAAAGATCGATTCGGCGTGTCGTGGAAGATCACCGTGGCGGGTGAAGCAGAATAG
- a CDS encoding CCA tRNA nucleotidyltransferase: protein MPEFPTETLNSPEAAEAVRIITALKDAGFVAVLAGGCVRDALLGRKPKDFDVATDATPESVREVFGKRNTLAFGESFGVIGVLPQRSAASSETSGKLMPTEVATFRADGNYSDGRRPDSVTYGDAEADALRRDFTINGMFYDLFESKVIDYVGGIEDLANGRLRTIGKAVQRFDEDKLRMLRAVRFATTLGFAIEYKTFAAIQNHASDISVVSGERIGAEMRRVMTAPAVDVGLETLVDTGLALQIWPGLQTMNWTAFSKATEATKHRSFEVTMAIALFHLPGDTLHSLRLIFDDWKLSVAERRSIEAALTHAETITQCDGLAWSRLQPILIDDDAETIVATARALAPKSRGVARAARALSGDPNELNPAPFVTGADLIANGMRPGPEFKSILQSIREDQLDGKLTSREDALQRALQDKP, encoded by the coding sequence ATGCCAGAATTCCCGACTGAAACCCTGAATTCGCCAGAAGCTGCCGAAGCGGTTCGCATCATCACCGCACTGAAAGACGCTGGATTCGTCGCCGTCTTGGCGGGCGGCTGCGTCCGCGACGCGTTGCTTGGTCGCAAACCCAAGGACTTCGACGTCGCCACCGATGCGACTCCCGAATCCGTCCGAGAGGTCTTTGGCAAGCGAAACACGCTGGCGTTTGGGGAATCCTTCGGCGTCATCGGCGTGCTGCCGCAGCGATCCGCGGCGTCCAGTGAAACCAGCGGCAAACTGATGCCGACGGAAGTCGCGACCTTCCGCGCCGACGGCAATTATTCCGACGGACGTCGCCCCGACAGCGTCACATACGGGGACGCGGAAGCCGACGCGTTGCGGCGAGATTTCACGATCAACGGGATGTTCTACGACCTCTTCGAGTCCAAAGTCATCGACTACGTCGGCGGCATCGAAGACCTGGCGAATGGCCGACTGCGAACGATCGGCAAGGCCGTCCAGCGTTTCGACGAAGACAAACTGCGAATGTTGCGAGCGGTCCGATTCGCGACGACGCTCGGTTTCGCGATCGAATACAAAACCTTCGCGGCGATCCAGAATCACGCCAGCGACATCAGCGTCGTCAGCGGTGAACGCATCGGAGCCGAGATGCGTCGCGTGATGACGGCTCCCGCGGTCGACGTCGGACTGGAAACGCTGGTGGACACCGGGTTGGCCCTGCAGATCTGGCCTGGGCTGCAAACGATGAACTGGACCGCTTTTTCCAAAGCGACCGAGGCGACCAAGCATCGATCCTTCGAAGTCACGATGGCGATCGCATTGTTTCATCTGCCCGGCGACACGCTGCACAGTCTGCGTTTGATTTTTGACGACTGGAAGCTTTCCGTCGCCGAACGACGCTCCATCGAAGCCGCACTGACTCACGCCGAAACGATCACCCAGTGCGATGGGCTGGCGTGGTCACGTTTGCAACCGATCTTGATCGACGACGATGCGGAAACCATCGTCGCGACCGCGCGAGCGTTGGCACCCAAGTCACGCGGAGTCGCTCGAGCGGCACGAGCTTTGTCCGGCGATCCCAACGAACTGAATCCAGCTCCGTTCGTCACGGGAGCGGACTTGATCGCCAACGGGATGCGTCCCGGGCCCGAGTTCAAATCCATTCTGCAATCCATTCGCGAAGACCAACTCGATGGCAAACTCACTTCGCGTGAAGACGCCCTGCAGCGAGCCCTCCAAGACAAACCCTGA
- the ppdK gene encoding pyruvate, phosphate dikinase encodes MAKKDKMVYYFGKTKTEGKGGSKAILGGKGLNLAEMTSIGLPVPPGFTITTEVCDGYYKAGKKLPKGLMDEIQDAVKILEKELGKNFGDNENPLLVSVRSGAAVSMPGMMNTILNLGLNDEATEGLAKATKNERFAYDAYRRLINMYGDVVMGLHHEQFEAAFDKVKKKHKVTEDTEVPAEGLRELCEAYKAVYKKGTGEDFPQDPIKQLQLAIEAVFGSWNADRAISYRRIESAKGNTEINNLIGTAVNVQAMVYGNMGDDSGTGVGFTRDPNTGQNKFYGEFLINAQGEDVVAGIRTPQPVAQMAKWDKAAHKELMEIKKKLEDHYTDMQDIEFTIERGKLFMLQTRNGKRNGIAAVKIACDMVKEGLITEKEAVLRVPASDLTHCLLPSFKPTARNAADVLCRGLNASPGAAVGKLAFTATEARERFEAGESVILVRRETSPEDVEGMSAAVGILTSTGGATSHAAVVARGWGKCCVAGASEVEINEKGKTITVGGRKFTAKDTISLDGTTGEVMAGEVETQEPKLSGDFAKLMKWADEYRRLSIRTNADSPADSKRARDFGAEGIGLCRTEHMFFEADRIIHMRAMILAEDEDARRAALKKLLPFQRKDFEGIFKAMKGCPVTVRLLDPPLHEFLPHEAAAQKQMAEELGVKPAEIKKRGAALHESNPMLGHRGCRLSVTYPEILEMQVQAIVEAAISCAKKKIDAQPEIMIPLVGTAAELRILREKVEETIEATKTAKKFEGELNILIGTMIEIPRACLTADEVAEHADFFSFGTNDLTQMTFGYSRDDVGGFLPDYIEAKIVPVDPFQSLDTSGVGQLVEMGVTKGRSIKKKLKVGICGEHGGDPASIDFCNSVGLDYVSCSPFRVPIARLAAAQAELKS; translated from the coding sequence ATGGCAAAAAAAGACAAGATGGTTTACTACTTCGGTAAAACCAAGACCGAAGGAAAAGGCGGAAGCAAAGCCATCCTGGGCGGTAAAGGCCTGAACCTGGCCGAAATGACTTCCATCGGACTGCCGGTCCCTCCCGGGTTCACGATCACCACCGAAGTTTGCGATGGCTACTACAAAGCCGGCAAGAAACTTCCCAAGGGATTGATGGACGAAATTCAGGACGCCGTCAAAATCCTGGAAAAGGAACTCGGCAAGAACTTCGGCGACAATGAGAACCCATTGCTCGTCAGCGTCCGCTCCGGTGCCGCCGTCTCGATGCCCGGGATGATGAACACCATTTTGAACCTCGGTTTGAACGACGAAGCCACCGAAGGTTTGGCCAAGGCGACCAAGAACGAGCGTTTCGCTTACGACGCTTATCGCCGCCTGATCAACATGTACGGCGACGTCGTCATGGGACTGCACCACGAGCAGTTCGAAGCTGCGTTTGACAAGGTCAAGAAAAAACACAAGGTCACCGAAGACACCGAAGTTCCCGCCGAAGGTTTGCGTGAACTTTGCGAAGCTTACAAAGCGGTCTACAAGAAGGGCACCGGCGAAGACTTCCCTCAAGACCCCATCAAGCAACTTCAGTTGGCCATCGAAGCCGTCTTCGGCTCATGGAACGCTGACCGTGCGATCAGCTATCGCCGCATCGAATCGGCCAAGGGCAACACCGAGATCAACAACTTGATCGGTACCGCAGTCAACGTCCAAGCCATGGTTTATGGCAACATGGGCGACGACTCGGGAACGGGCGTTGGTTTCACCCGCGACCCCAACACTGGACAAAACAAGTTCTACGGTGAGTTCCTGATCAACGCTCAGGGCGAAGACGTTGTCGCTGGTATCCGTACCCCACAACCTGTCGCTCAAATGGCGAAGTGGGACAAAGCGGCTCACAAAGAGCTGATGGAAATCAAGAAGAAGCTTGAGGACCACTACACCGACATGCAGGACATCGAGTTCACGATCGAGCGTGGCAAGTTGTTCATGCTGCAAACTCGAAACGGCAAACGAAACGGCATCGCGGCCGTGAAGATCGCTTGCGACATGGTCAAAGAAGGTTTGATCACCGAGAAGGAAGCTGTCCTTCGCGTTCCTGCATCGGACCTGACTCACTGCTTGTTGCCATCGTTCAAACCCACCGCTCGCAACGCGGCCGACGTGTTGTGCCGTGGTCTCAACGCATCGCCAGGTGCCGCGGTTGGTAAGTTGGCCTTCACCGCGACGGAAGCTCGTGAGCGTTTCGAAGCTGGCGAAAGCGTCATCCTCGTTCGCCGCGAAACCAGTCCCGAAGATGTCGAAGGCATGTCGGCTGCGGTTGGTATCTTGACCAGCACCGGTGGAGCAACCAGCCACGCTGCTGTGGTTGCTCGCGGTTGGGGCAAGTGCTGCGTCGCTGGTGCCAGCGAAGTCGAAATCAACGAAAAGGGCAAGACGATCACGGTTGGCGGACGCAAGTTCACCGCCAAGGACACGATCAGCCTGGACGGCACGACCGGCGAAGTGATGGCCGGCGAAGTCGAAACCCAAGAGCCCAAGTTGTCCGGCGATTTCGCCAAGTTGATGAAGTGGGCCGACGAGTACCGTCGTCTTTCGATCCGCACCAACGCGGATTCGCCCGCCGACAGCAAACGTGCTCGTGACTTCGGTGCTGAAGGCATCGGACTGTGCCGCACCGAGCACATGTTCTTCGAAGCCGATCGCATCATCCACATGCGTGCAATGATTTTGGCTGAAGACGAAGATGCACGTCGTGCCGCACTGAAGAAGTTGTTGCCATTCCAACGCAAAGACTTCGAAGGCATCTTCAAAGCGATGAAGGGTTGCCCAGTGACCGTTCGTTTGCTGGATCCACCATTGCACGAGTTCTTGCCTCACGAAGCAGCTGCTCAAAAGCAAATGGCAGAAGAGTTGGGCGTCAAACCCGCGGAAATCAAAAAGCGTGGTGCGGCTCTGCACGAGTCCAACCCCATGCTCGGTCACCGCGGTTGCCGTCTCAGCGTGACGTACCCCGAAATCCTGGAAATGCAGGTTCAAGCGATCGTCGAAGCAGCTATTAGCTGTGCCAAGAAGAAGATCGACGCTCAGCCTGAGATCATGATCCCGTTGGTCGGTACCGCCGCTGAACTTCGTATCTTGCGTGAAAAGGTCGAAGAAACGATCGAAGCCACCAAGACCGCCAAGAAGTTCGAAGGCGAGCTGAACATCTTGATCGGTACCATGATCGAGATTCCTCGTGCCTGTTTGACCGCAGACGAAGTTGCCGAGCACGCCGACTTCTTCAGCTTCGGCACAAACGACTTGACCCAAATGACGTTCGGTTACTCCCGCGATGACGTCGGCGGATTCCTGCCCGATTACATTGAGGCAAAGATCGTTCCGGTTGACCCTTTCCAATCGCTGGACACCAGCGGTGTTGGTCAGTTGGTTGAAATGGGCGTCACCAAGGGCCGTAGCATCAAGAAGAAGCTGAAGGTTGGTATCTGTGGCGAACACGGTGGTGACCCAGCCTCGATCGATTTCTGCAACTCGGTTGGACTGGACTATGTTTCGTGCAGCCCATTCCGCGTGCCAATCGCACGTTTGGCCGCAGCACAAGCTGAATTGAAGTCGTAG
- a CDS encoding glycosyltransferase, which produces MPRRRVLLMASSMRGGGSELQTAMLARHLERERFDVHLYLTQAVGDLLATIPGDVEIHHPPESFPTRWTDRIPGGLLKRQAEWFRDLVQRTDTDVIYDRTFHMTLIAGHPVLERGSSSRRCPRVSTIVSPPEVALPLVEKRFVWLKRRRLAEAYRRSAAVVTVSEVARQSAIHYYGLPESLVQTIRNPIDADAIRHAAGSDSIDREPDECLRLVVVGRMTEEKGHATLLDAIASLMKNWPESVPPLHFRFIGDGPLRGGLESRWKDMVLAAGPKDTIHRVEFAGAIQPAHSEIAGADGLVLPSHFEGLPNVVLEAFALQTPVVATRAGGTVELRGSEERPTCHWAEPGDSGSLAKAIREFAEQAEQRRLHVLNASQFVRENHDLSTAVERVSELLMRAGA; this is translated from the coding sequence ATGCCACGCCGCCGAGTCCTGCTGATGGCCAGTTCGATGCGTGGCGGCGGAAGCGAACTGCAAACCGCGATGCTGGCTCGGCATCTTGAACGCGAACGATTCGACGTGCACTTGTATCTGACCCAGGCCGTCGGCGATTTGCTCGCGACGATCCCGGGCGACGTCGAAATTCATCATCCGCCCGAGTCATTTCCGACCCGGTGGACGGATCGAATTCCCGGTGGACTGCTCAAGCGACAAGCGGAATGGTTCCGGGATCTGGTCCAGCGAACGGACACTGACGTGATCTATGACCGGACCTTTCACATGACGCTGATCGCCGGCCATCCGGTGCTCGAACGCGGATCATCGTCACGTCGTTGCCCACGAGTTTCAACGATTGTCAGCCCGCCCGAGGTTGCATTGCCGTTGGTCGAAAAACGATTCGTCTGGTTGAAGCGTCGGCGTCTGGCGGAAGCCTATCGGCGGAGTGCCGCGGTGGTCACCGTCAGCGAAGTGGCTCGCCAGTCCGCGATTCACTACTACGGGTTGCCGGAATCGCTGGTGCAAACGATCCGCAATCCGATCGATGCCGATGCGATTCGGCACGCGGCGGGATCGGATTCAATCGACCGCGAACCGGACGAATGCCTGCGATTGGTCGTTGTTGGCCGGATGACGGAGGAGAAGGGGCACGCAACGTTGCTGGATGCGATCGCATCGTTGATGAAAAATTGGCCTGAGAGCGTACCTCCACTTCACTTTCGATTCATCGGCGACGGCCCACTTCGCGGAGGTTTGGAGTCTCGGTGGAAAGACATGGTGTTGGCGGCAGGACCCAAGGACACAATTCACCGAGTCGAATTTGCCGGAGCGATTCAGCCGGCTCATTCCGAAATCGCTGGGGCGGATGGGCTGGTGCTGCCGTCTCATTTTGAGGGACTGCCCAATGTTGTGCTGGAGGCGTTCGCGTTGCAGACCCCCGTCGTGGCGACGCGGGCGGGAGGAACTGTCGAGCTGCGGGGGTCGGAGGAGCGTCCCACGTGTCATTGGGCCGAACCTGGAGATTCCGGCTCACTGGCAAAAGCCATCCGCGAATTCGCAGAGCAGGCTGAGCAGCGAAGGTTGCACGTTCTCAACGCCAGTCAGTTTGTGCGTGAAAACCACGATCTGAGTACCGCAGTGGAACGAGTCAGCGAGCTGCTAATGCGAGCTGGAGCGTAG
- a CDS encoding sensor histidine kinase — translation MTTDIEKQLIETNLRFRIATRTAKLGYWVFDVKSTHVEVSEELLNQLGLPPDYTWTLQSWKDRLHPDDYERALTQLSTVTSGTPQDYFNVFRLQHSDGEYRWIESIGDFIYDDDGDLVRMIGTHQDITRRIEIEQALDAALESSIEVNESLQRSNQELEQFAYVASHDLRSPLRGLQNLATWIRDDIEEAGMEVPESVLEHCSTMGKQIERMQALLDGLLAYARIDQSYTSTEPVDLNQIVSEAIAFVEAPENFEVRLDSDLPTIIGNSSPVMRVMVNLIDNAIKHHPGPTGKIIVRGGLAEDGTAQVIVEDDGGGVAEEHRERVFRMFETLGKGRNSVKGGMGLAMVRKLVLSCGGTIRLEDASIGGVAAVTHWPTDASRPKNKKSPELTHRLLEAITGSPDPTGVDPNQSN, via the coding sequence ATGACGACGGACATTGAAAAACAACTGATAGAAACCAACCTACGGTTTCGCATCGCCACACGAACCGCGAAGCTTGGCTATTGGGTGTTCGATGTCAAATCGACCCACGTCGAAGTGTCCGAAGAGCTCCTGAATCAACTCGGGCTTCCACCGGATTACACGTGGACTCTTCAAAGCTGGAAAGATCGGCTGCACCCGGATGATTACGAGCGAGCATTGACTCAGCTGTCGACGGTGACCAGCGGGACTCCGCAGGATTACTTCAACGTCTTCCGCCTGCAGCATTCTGACGGCGAGTATCGCTGGATCGAATCGATTGGCGATTTCATCTACGACGATGACGGCGACTTGGTCCGAATGATCGGGACCCACCAAGACATCACCCGGCGAATTGAAATCGAGCAAGCACTCGATGCGGCGTTGGAAAGCAGCATCGAAGTCAACGAATCCTTGCAGCGAAGCAATCAAGAACTGGAGCAATTCGCTTACGTTGCGTCTCACGACCTCCGTTCACCACTTCGAGGCTTGCAGAACCTGGCCACTTGGATTCGCGATGACATCGAGGAAGCCGGGATGGAAGTGCCCGAGTCGGTGCTGGAACACTGCTCGACGATGGGCAAACAGATCGAACGCATGCAAGCGTTGCTGGACGGTTTGCTTGCCTACGCGAGGATCGATCAAAGCTACACATCGACCGAACCTGTTGATCTGAATCAAATCGTTTCCGAAGCCATCGCGTTCGTCGAAGCACCTGAAAACTTTGAAGTGCGGCTGGACTCCGACCTGCCGACCATCATCGGGAATTCTTCGCCGGTGATGCGAGTGATGGTGAACCTCATCGACAACGCCATCAAACATCACCCTGGCCCGACGGGAAAGATCATCGTTCGCGGCGGACTCGCGGAAGATGGTACCGCCCAAGTCATCGTCGAAGATGATGGTGGCGGCGTCGCAGAGGAACACCGCGAACGCGTGTTTCGGATGTTCGAGACGCTTGGCAAAGGCCGCAACAGCGTTAAAGGCGGGATGGGTTTGGCCATGGTCCGCAAATTGGTGCTCTCTTGCGGTGGTACCATTCGACTGGAAGATGCGTCGATCGGTGGCGTGGCGGCGGTCACTCACTGGCCCACCGACGCGTCGCGACCCAAGAACAAGAAGTCACCCGAGTTGACTCACCGGTTGCTGGAAGCCATCACGGGTTCGCCAGATCCGACGGGTGTCGACCCGAACCAGTCGAACTAG